From a single Microbacterium terrisoli genomic region:
- a CDS encoding GntR family transcriptional regulator — protein sequence MVSATKGESTVESGRIATWLRTAILEDELTPGTRIRQEEIATQLGVSRIPVREALRMLDAEGLVRIVSNSGAWVSRLDQRECSEAYRMRERLEPLLLRASLEHLTDDDIDRLGQIAAAIEQTDSVDEFMRLDRQFHLDGYAAAPPSYLGEVVLRLWNTTHHYRRAFSQLTAAPTLPVTRDEHRLLLDGIRRRDPADAERILVMHIRRTRKELERHPEIFA from the coding sequence ATGGTGTCGGCGACCAAGGGCGAGTCGACGGTGGAGAGCGGTCGCATCGCGACGTGGCTGCGCACCGCGATCCTCGAAGACGAGCTGACGCCGGGCACCCGCATCCGGCAAGAAGAGATCGCGACCCAGCTCGGGGTCAGCCGCATCCCGGTGCGCGAGGCGCTGCGCATGCTGGATGCCGAGGGCCTCGTGCGCATCGTCTCCAACTCGGGGGCGTGGGTGTCGCGGCTGGACCAGCGGGAGTGCTCTGAGGCGTACCGGATGCGGGAACGGCTCGAACCGCTGCTGCTGCGCGCGAGCCTGGAACACCTCACCGACGATGACATCGACCGGCTGGGGCAGATCGCCGCTGCGATCGAACAGACCGACTCGGTGGACGAGTTCATGCGACTCGACCGGCAGTTCCACCTGGACGGCTACGCCGCCGCGCCGCCGTCCTATCTGGGCGAGGTCGTGCTGCGGCTGTGGAACACGACGCACCACTATCGGCGCGCGTTCTCGCAGCTGACCGCGGCGCCCACCCTGCCGGTGACCCGGGACGAGCACCGGCTGCTGCTGGACGGCATCCGTCGCCGCGACCCCGCCGACGCCGAACGCATTCTCGTCATGCACATCCGCCGCACCCGCAAAGAGCTCGAGAGGCATCCGGAGATCTTCGCATGA
- a CDS encoding VOC family protein, whose amino-acid sequence MALPGLRGTDHVGFTVPDLEQAHRFFTEILGCDHVYSLPGITRDDDWMREHLNVAPGTAATAIRFYRLGHGANFEVFEYRSPDQRQQPPANSDIGGHHLAFYVDDIDAAVRYLRENGIRVLGEPTVSQNASAGQRWVYFLSPWGMQFELVSFPDGKAYEKDAPVLLWHPADPAA is encoded by the coding sequence ATGGCGCTGCCCGGCTTGCGCGGAACCGACCATGTCGGCTTCACCGTGCCCGATCTCGAACAGGCTCATCGGTTCTTCACCGAGATCCTCGGCTGCGACCACGTGTACTCGCTGCCGGGCATCACCCGCGACGATGACTGGATGCGCGAGCACCTCAACGTGGCACCGGGCACAGCGGCCACGGCCATCCGGTTCTACCGGCTCGGCCACGGTGCCAATTTCGAGGTCTTCGAATACCGCTCGCCTGATCAGCGGCAGCAGCCGCCGGCCAACAGCGACATCGGCGGCCACCACCTCGCCTTCTACGTCGACGACATCGACGCAGCGGTGCGCTACCTGCGTGAGAACGGCATCCGCGTGCTCGGCGAGCCGACCGTCAGCCAGAACGCCTCGGCCGGCCAGCGCTGGGTGTACTTCCTCAGCCCCTGGGGCATGCAGTTCGAGCTGGTCAGCTTCCCGGACGGCAAGGCCTACGAGAAGGACGCGCCGGTGCTGCTCTGGCACCCCGCAGATCCGGCGGCCTGA
- a CDS encoding alpha-ketoacid dehydrogenase subunit alpha/beta, producing MPHTTTLRQVAQWEELATTPADWKNADTALLTTMLGQLQLIRAFEEGVLELAGENLVHGPAHSSIGQEGGAVGSIVGLHDGDAVSGSHRGHHQFLAKSLQHVAPDGLDLHALVTPEIEGLLHRTLAEILGLKPGFSSGRGGSMHLKWRDAGALGTNAIVGGGVPFASGNAWSQLRSAAAEPSDVTVTYFGDGAANIGSVLETMNLAAAWKLPLCFFVENNLYAVSTHVSEVTAEPRLSARAPGFGIPAWRVDGMDPLAVHLVMQKALKRMRAGEGPTLIEAQVYRYFHQNGPYPGSAFGYRTKDEEAQWRQRDPIARVDAELQRRGVLDAESSAAVRTQAQDAVARAIDALTEPDAGAEKNGANRGASSGVRRIRPELWPDPAFVDVGVRGDLSELKGARISDPLAAGATAVPTHPGKFIDAVAAVMDRRMGQDPRIIVLGEDVHHLAGGTNGATKGLPAKYPGRVLGTPISENAFVGLGGGIALDGRFRPVVEFMYPDFLWVAADQVFNQIGKVRHMYGGADTVPLVLRTKVAMGTGYGSQHSMDPAGIFATSPGWRIMAASTPADYVGLMNIALALDDPVLMIEHVDLYGQKGEIPDDLDYQLPFGTAAIRRAGQDVTVLSYLSMVAHCAKAIEQTGVDAELIDLRFLDQASLDWETVGASIRKTNCVLIVEQGARGTSYGAWLADEVQRRFFDWLDQPVQRVTGSGTSPSISQVLERAAIARTEEVAAALERVRDGFGRGD from the coding sequence ATGCCTCACACAACCACGCTGCGCCAGGTCGCGCAGTGGGAGGAGTTGGCGACCACACCCGCCGACTGGAAGAACGCCGACACCGCGCTGCTGACGACCATGCTCGGCCAGCTGCAGCTGATTCGAGCGTTCGAAGAAGGCGTGCTGGAGCTGGCCGGCGAGAATCTCGTGCACGGGCCGGCCCACTCGAGCATCGGGCAGGAGGGTGGCGCGGTCGGTTCGATCGTCGGCCTGCATGACGGCGATGCCGTCAGCGGGTCCCATCGCGGCCACCACCAGTTCCTCGCCAAGTCGCTGCAGCACGTCGCCCCCGACGGCCTCGATCTGCACGCGCTGGTCACCCCCGAGATCGAGGGCCTGCTGCATCGCACGCTCGCCGAGATCCTGGGGCTCAAACCCGGCTTCTCCAGCGGCCGCGGCGGATCGATGCACCTCAAATGGCGCGACGCCGGGGCACTCGGCACGAATGCGATCGTCGGCGGCGGAGTGCCGTTCGCGTCGGGCAACGCGTGGAGCCAGCTGCGCTCCGCCGCGGCAGAACCCAGTGATGTCACCGTCACCTACTTCGGCGATGGTGCCGCCAACATCGGCTCGGTGCTCGAGACGATGAACCTCGCCGCCGCGTGGAAGCTGCCGCTGTGCTTCTTCGTCGAGAACAACCTGTACGCCGTCTCCACCCACGTCTCCGAGGTCACCGCCGAGCCCCGACTCTCCGCACGCGCGCCGGGATTCGGCATCCCGGCCTGGCGTGTGGACGGAATGGATCCCCTGGCCGTGCACCTGGTGATGCAGAAAGCGCTGAAGCGGATGCGCGCGGGCGAGGGCCCGACGCTGATCGAGGCGCAGGTGTACCGCTACTTCCACCAGAACGGACCGTACCCCGGCAGCGCGTTCGGCTATCGCACCAAGGACGAAGAGGCGCAGTGGCGCCAGCGCGATCCGATCGCGCGCGTCGACGCCGAGCTGCAGCGGCGGGGTGTGCTGGATGCCGAGTCCTCGGCCGCGGTGCGCACGCAGGCGCAGGATGCTGTCGCGCGGGCCATCGACGCGCTCACCGAACCCGATGCGGGCGCGGAAAAGAACGGGGCCAACCGCGGCGCCAGCAGTGGGGTGCGCCGCATCCGCCCGGAACTGTGGCCGGACCCCGCCTTCGTCGACGTCGGCGTGCGCGGCGATCTGTCCGAGTTGAAGGGCGCGCGAATCAGCGATCCCCTCGCCGCCGGGGCCACGGCGGTGCCCACCCATCCGGGCAAGTTCATCGACGCGGTCGCGGCGGTGATGGACCGCCGCATGGGGCAGGACCCGCGCATCATCGTGCTCGGCGAAGACGTGCACCATCTGGCCGGCGGCACGAACGGTGCGACCAAGGGACTGCCGGCGAAGTATCCCGGCCGTGTGCTGGGCACCCCCATCAGCGAGAACGCGTTCGTGGGCCTGGGCGGCGGGATCGCGCTCGACGGCCGCTTCCGGCCCGTCGTCGAGTTCATGTATCCCGATTTTCTGTGGGTCGCCGCCGACCAGGTGTTCAATCAGATCGGCAAGGTGCGCCACATGTACGGCGGCGCCGACACCGTGCCGCTCGTGCTGCGCACGAAGGTCGCGATGGGCACCGGGTACGGCTCGCAGCACTCGATGGACCCGGCCGGCATCTTCGCCACCAGCCCGGGGTGGCGCATCATGGCCGCCTCGACGCCGGCGGACTACGTCGGCCTGATGAACATCGCGCTGGCCCTGGATGACCCGGTGCTGATGATCGAGCACGTCGATCTGTACGGCCAGAAGGGCGAGATCCCCGACGACCTCGACTACCAGCTGCCGTTCGGCACGGCGGCGATCCGCCGGGCGGGGCAGGACGTCACGGTGCTGAGCTATCTGTCGATGGTGGCGCACTGCGCCAAGGCCATCGAGCAGACCGGGGTGGATGCCGAGCTCATCGACCTGCGCTTTCTCGATCAGGCCAGTCTCGACTGGGAGACGGTGGGTGCGAGCATCCGCAAGACCAACTGCGTGCTCATCGTCGAGCAGGGCGCCCGCGGCACCTCGTACGGCGCCTGGCTGGCCGACGAAGTGCAGCGACGCTTCTTCGACTGGCTCGATCAGCCGGTGCAGCGCGTGACGGGTTCGGGAACGTCGCCGAGCATCTCGCAGGTGCTGGAGCGGGCGGCCATCGCCCGCACCGAAGAGGTGGCCGCGGCGCTCGAGCGGGTGCGCGACGGCTTCGGGCGGGGCGACTGA
- a CDS encoding dihydrolipoamide acetyltransferase family protein, translated as MASVIRMPSVLAGAEEGAIAAWLVAEGDEVAVGDAIVEIETDKATVEYEAEAAGTLGRILVPAGVAASVGDPIAVLVDAGEDVARAAQELGLTSAAGAGGEPDALPAAVSDESPSAPVPAAQEPATQEPAAQEPAAREPAAQERATREATAQEPTARNTGARLFASPIARKIAQKNGVELATLAGTGPEGRVTRRDVEAALRRAPATQAASTSAEPASTPPAAAATRADTSVDTDAVLVPHSPMRRAIARRLTESQATIPQFQVVAECVVDDLLALRTQVNATLAGQKLSVNDFVVKAVAGALSDVPEANVTWTDEGMLQHSRADVAVAVSTDGGLVTPVVRDVGSRSVSAVGAAVADLAERARAKRLTQTEIEGGTFTVSNLGMFGTVGFSAIVNPPHWGILAVGAARQQPVVVDGALAVATVMRCTLTVDHRAVDGALAAQWLAAFQRRIEEPLLILV; from the coding sequence ATGGCCAGCGTCATCCGGATGCCGAGTGTGCTCGCCGGCGCCGAAGAAGGGGCGATCGCCGCATGGCTGGTCGCCGAAGGCGATGAGGTCGCCGTCGGTGACGCGATCGTCGAGATCGAGACCGACAAGGCGACCGTCGAGTACGAGGCCGAAGCCGCCGGCACCCTGGGGCGCATCCTCGTGCCCGCAGGCGTCGCCGCGTCGGTCGGCGACCCGATCGCCGTGCTGGTCGACGCCGGCGAAGATGTCGCGCGCGCCGCACAGGAGCTGGGCCTGACGTCTGCTGCCGGAGCCGGGGGCGAGCCGGATGCTCTGCCCGCCGCCGTGTCGGACGAGTCGCCGTCGGCGCCCGTGCCCGCGGCGCAAGAACCGGCCACGCAAGAACCGGCGGCGCAAGAGCCCGCGGCGCGAGAGCCGGCGGCGCAAGAGCGGGCGACGCGAGAAGCAACGGCGCAAGAGCCAACGGCGCGCAACACGGGTGCGCGGCTGTTCGCGAGCCCGATCGCACGCAAGATCGCCCAAAAGAACGGCGTCGAGCTGGCGACCCTCGCCGGAACCGGCCCCGAGGGGCGCGTCACCCGCCGTGACGTCGAAGCGGCGCTTCGCCGCGCACCCGCGACACAGGCGGCGTCCACGTCGGCAGAGCCGGCATCCACCCCACCGGCGGCCGCGGCAACGCGCGCCGACACGTCCGTCGACACGGACGCGGTCCTGGTGCCGCACTCGCCCATGCGCCGCGCCATCGCGCGCCGGCTCACCGAGAGCCAGGCCACGATCCCGCAGTTCCAGGTCGTCGCCGAGTGCGTCGTCGACGACTTGCTCGCGCTGCGGACGCAGGTGAACGCCACCCTGGCCGGGCAGAAGCTCTCGGTCAACGACTTCGTCGTCAAGGCCGTCGCCGGCGCACTGAGCGACGTGCCCGAGGCGAACGTCACCTGGACCGATGAAGGGATGCTGCAGCATTCGCGGGCCGACGTCGCCGTCGCCGTGTCGACCGACGGAGGTCTGGTCACCCCCGTCGTGCGCGACGTCGGATCGCGCAGCGTCTCGGCCGTGGGCGCGGCCGTGGCCGACCTCGCCGAACGCGCCCGGGCCAAGCGTCTGACGCAGACCGAGATCGAGGGCGGAACGTTCACGGTCTCTAACCTGGGCATGTTCGGCACCGTCGGGTTCTCGGCGATCGTCAATCCGCCGCATTGGGGCATCCTCGCCGTCGGCGCAGCCAGGCAGCAGCCGGTCGTGGTGGATGGCGCTCTCGCGGTGGCCACCGTGATGCGGTGCACCCTGACCGTCGATCATCGCGCGGTCGACGGGGCACTCGCCGCCCAGTGGCTCGCGGCGTTCCAGCGGCGCATCGAAGAGCCGCTGCTGATCCTGGTCTGA
- a CDS encoding LacI family DNA-binding transcriptional regulator, giving the protein MAKRVTIADVAARAGVHKATVSRALNKMTEHQVNQATARRVRKAAQELGYVANAVARGLRTNSSMTIGVIIPDLTNPLFPPMVRGMEHYLAPRGYTALIANTDGDDDLERAAFDSLSGRRVDGFIIATGRMHHELIADAYRRGAHVVMLNRGSTDVPYSLVTGNDAAGITAAVDHLVGLGHRDLVHLAGPKDFTTSTVRSSAFLAAVGRHAGVTGRLVPTTALTIEAGLVCMDGMLRHGDVPTAVVAGNDMLAVGVLRALRRHGLRCPDDVSVVGFNGMDATEDLNPPLTTVQVPHFEMGTEAARLLLDDIAADEQRSVTVSLPATLIVRESTAAPRRAARVA; this is encoded by the coding sequence GTGGCCAAACGAGTGACGATCGCAGATGTGGCAGCGCGCGCCGGCGTGCACAAGGCGACGGTGTCGCGTGCCCTCAACAAGATGACCGAGCATCAGGTCAATCAGGCCACCGCCCGGCGGGTGCGCAAGGCGGCCCAGGAACTCGGCTATGTCGCCAACGCCGTCGCCCGGGGGCTGCGCACCAACTCGTCGATGACGATCGGCGTGATCATTCCCGACCTGACCAACCCGCTCTTCCCGCCGATGGTGCGAGGCATGGAGCACTACCTCGCACCGCGCGGCTACACGGCCCTGATCGCCAACACCGACGGCGACGACGACCTGGAACGCGCCGCGTTCGACTCGCTGTCGGGCCGCCGAGTCGACGGGTTCATCATCGCGACCGGTCGCATGCATCACGAGCTGATCGCCGACGCCTACCGCCGCGGTGCGCACGTCGTCATGCTCAACCGCGGCAGCACCGACGTGCCCTACTCGCTCGTCACCGGAAACGACGCGGCGGGCATCACCGCCGCGGTGGATCACCTGGTCGGGCTCGGGCACCGCGACCTGGTGCACCTGGCCGGCCCCAAGGATTTCACCACCAGCACCGTGCGCTCGAGCGCGTTCCTGGCCGCCGTCGGCCGGCACGCGGGAGTGACCGGGCGGCTCGTGCCCACCACGGCGCTGACCATCGAGGCGGGGCTGGTCTGCATGGATGGGATGCTGCGGCACGGCGACGTGCCCACGGCGGTGGTCGCCGGCAACGACATGCTCGCCGTCGGCGTGCTGCGCGCCCTGCGCCGGCACGGGCTGCGCTGCCCCGATGATGTCTCGGTCGTCGGGTTCAACGGCATGGACGCCACCGAAGACCTCAACCCTCCGCTGACGACGGTGCAGGTCCCCCACTTCGAGATGGGCACCGAGGCCGCCCGGCTGCTGCTGGACGACATCGCCGCCGACGAGCAGCGCAGCGTGACGGTGAGCCTGCCGGCGACCCTCATCGTGCGGGAGTCCACCGCTGCGCCGCGCCGCGCCGCGCGCGTGGCCTGA
- a CDS encoding alpha-mannosidase, with translation MLDVLATLPGLIDKHPVHCRRLRAIRRRAYRRVADLDAEVVRSPEPIPFADLDRGAFRPIRAGAEFGGVQECAWLHITGDVPPATSVGGESVVMLGIRGEGIVYSAGGIMLDAVTTVWTQGDLPQLGGGFRPVPHADLSTRRVELYADVTFNGFLFLGIGRGVFHGAHIAVRDDTAAGLYYDYLALAVLALSTDDASLARDLQTGLREAYARFSAGDAAAARARLATELARPSTSDFVYSAVGHGHLDMAWVWPIRETQRKAVRTYLRALQTIDRYDDYVYGTSQPQQLLWTKQQHPELYEKIQDAVAAGRIEPQGSFWVEPDTNLPGGESLIRQALVGRRFWQDEFGLDDDRLRLCWLPDTFGYNGNLPQILRGCGMDWFLTIKLSWNRVTDFGHRTFEWAGIDGTSVLVHMPPEGDYNSRAAADGLLRGIAQYPERDLGTALLVYGAGDGGGGPGEQHLELLARESSLRGLPRVQKSSAHDFFRALEQREITTRHDGELYLQTHQGTYTTQGQTKRHNRLVERMLHEVEALAVLTGLPGATQGAGHADVRAELEPLWRDVLLNQFHDILPGSSIERVNLEARASYTAAEQELEKITARLLPQLPHADPGDGAHADPGAGPGDGEVPTAINLTSFPRREHLRLDGAWHRVDVAPYAAARIQPAGPFDGLSHTADVMANDRLTVRFSPSGEIASVVDATGAEHVADGFNRLAVYDDPRQIPFDAWDIDPGYVDTTPTVLTVTAARASIDGPFVIRHHEYRAPRVTVHQRVILEIGSPVIRFETHVDWHEKHRMLRAEFRPVHYGPQALCEIQFGHIARTTTEHDPAEQAQFEVCAHKWIATSNPGGGFALLNDSKYGHRAKNGLISLNLLRAPTFPDKTADRGTHEFTYAFLPFDPGDVGTVVREAYRLNNPLLPADGIVFDSAVTVSDPGVVIETIKPAEDGSGVVVRLYESLGRGTVCDIRTRLPHTRATFTDLIERPGERTDLTSVAFGPFEIKTILLEQA, from the coding sequence ATGCTCGACGTTCTCGCCACGCTGCCCGGCCTGATCGACAAGCATCCCGTGCACTGCCGGCGTCTTCGGGCGATCCGCCGCCGAGCGTACCGCCGAGTCGCCGACCTCGACGCCGAGGTGGTGCGCTCGCCCGAGCCGATCCCCTTCGCCGACCTCGACCGCGGCGCCTTCCGGCCGATCCGCGCCGGCGCCGAGTTCGGCGGGGTGCAGGAATGCGCATGGCTGCACATCACCGGCGACGTGCCGCCCGCGACATCCGTCGGCGGAGAGTCGGTGGTCATGCTCGGCATCCGGGGCGAGGGCATCGTGTATTCCGCCGGCGGCATAATGCTGGATGCCGTGACGACGGTGTGGACGCAGGGCGACCTGCCGCAGCTCGGCGGCGGGTTTCGCCCCGTGCCGCACGCCGACCTGTCCACCAGGCGCGTCGAGCTGTATGCGGACGTCACCTTCAACGGCTTCCTGTTCCTCGGCATCGGCCGCGGCGTCTTCCACGGCGCGCACATCGCGGTGCGCGACGACACCGCGGCCGGCCTCTACTACGACTACCTGGCCCTTGCCGTGCTCGCGCTCTCGACCGACGATGCGAGCCTCGCCCGCGACCTGCAGACAGGACTGCGCGAGGCCTACGCACGGTTCTCCGCCGGTGACGCGGCCGCCGCCCGGGCACGGCTGGCCACCGAGCTGGCACGCCCGTCCACGAGCGACTTCGTCTACAGCGCGGTCGGGCACGGGCACCTCGACATGGCCTGGGTGTGGCCGATCCGCGAGACGCAGCGCAAGGCCGTGCGCACCTACCTGCGGGCGCTGCAGACCATCGACCGCTACGACGACTACGTGTACGGCACGAGCCAGCCCCAGCAGCTGCTGTGGACCAAGCAGCAGCATCCCGAACTGTACGAGAAGATCCAGGATGCGGTGGCTGCGGGCCGCATCGAACCCCAGGGCTCGTTCTGGGTCGAGCCCGACACCAATCTGCCCGGCGGCGAATCGCTGATCCGGCAGGCGCTGGTCGGGCGGCGGTTCTGGCAGGACGAGTTCGGGCTCGATGATGACCGGCTGCGCCTGTGCTGGCTGCCCGACACGTTCGGCTACAACGGCAACCTGCCGCAGATTCTGCGCGGCTGCGGCATGGACTGGTTCCTGACCATCAAGCTGTCATGGAACCGCGTCACCGACTTCGGCCATCGCACGTTCGAATGGGCGGGCATCGACGGCACCTCGGTGCTCGTGCACATGCCGCCCGAAGGCGATTACAACTCGCGCGCCGCCGCCGACGGGCTGCTCAGGGGCATCGCACAGTACCCCGAACGCGACCTGGGCACGGCGCTCCTGGTCTACGGCGCCGGTGACGGCGGCGGCGGACCGGGCGAGCAGCACCTCGAGCTGCTCGCCCGCGAGTCGTCGCTGCGGGGCCTGCCACGCGTGCAGAAATCATCGGCGCATGACTTCTTCCGTGCGCTCGAGCAGCGCGAGATCACCACGCGGCACGACGGCGAGCTGTATCTGCAGACGCACCAGGGCACGTACACGACGCAGGGTCAGACCAAGCGGCACAATCGCCTCGTCGAGCGGATGCTGCACGAGGTCGAGGCACTGGCCGTGCTGACCGGCCTGCCCGGCGCCACGCAGGGTGCCGGCCACGCCGACGTGCGCGCCGAGCTCGAGCCGCTGTGGCGCGACGTGCTGCTCAATCAGTTCCACGACATCCTCCCCGGCTCATCGATCGAACGCGTGAACCTCGAGGCACGCGCGTCGTACACCGCGGCCGAGCAGGAGCTCGAGAAGATCACCGCGCGACTCCTGCCGCAGCTGCCGCATGCCGACCCGGGTGACGGTGCGCATGCCGACCCGGGTGCCGGCCCGGGTGACGGTGAGGTCCCGACGGCGATCAACCTCACCTCCTTCCCGCGGCGCGAGCACCTGCGCCTCGACGGCGCGTGGCACCGGGTGGACGTCGCACCGTATGCCGCTGCCCGCATACAGCCGGCGGGGCCTTTCGACGGTCTCTCGCACACCGCCGATGTGATGGCCAACGATCGGCTCACGGTGCGGTTCAGTCCCTCGGGCGAGATCGCATCGGTGGTCGATGCCACGGGCGCCGAGCACGTCGCCGACGGGTTCAACCGGCTCGCCGTCTATGACGACCCGCGGCAGATCCCGTTCGATGCCTGGGACATCGACCCCGGCTACGTCGACACCACACCCACGGTGCTGACCGTCACCGCGGCACGCGCGTCGATCGATGGTCCGTTCGTCATCCGGCACCACGAGTACCGCGCCCCGAGGGTCACCGTGCACCAGCGGGTCATCCTCGAGATCGGCAGCCCGGTGATCCGATTCGAGACCCACGTCGACTGGCACGAGAAGCACCGGATGCTGCGTGCCGAGTTCCGGCCCGTGCACTACGGCCCGCAGGCGCTGTGCGAGATCCAGTTCGGGCACATCGCCCGCACCACGACCGAGCACGACCCGGCCGAGCAGGCGCAGTTCGAGGTGTGCGCGCACAAATGGATCGCCACGAGCAACCCGGGCGGCGGGTTCGCGCTGCTGAACGACTCCAAGTACGGGCACCGCGCGAAGAACGGACTGATCAGCCTCAACCTGCTGCGGGCACCCACCTTTCCCGACAAGACCGCCGACCGCGGCACGCACGAGTTCACGTACGCGTTCCTGCCGTTCGACCCGGGCGATGTGGGCACCGTGGTGCGCGAGGCCTACCGGCTGAACAATCCGCTGCTGCCGGCCGACGGCATCGTGTTCGACAGCGCCGTGACGGTCTCCGACCCGGGAGTGGTCATCGAGACGATCAAACCGGCCGAAGACGGTTCGGGCGTGGTCGTGCGGCTGTACGAGAGCCTCGGCCGGGGCACGGTCTGCGACATCCGCACCCGCCTGCCGCACACGCGTGCGACCTTCACCGACCTCATCGAGCGACCCGGCGAGCGCACCGACCTGACCAGCGTCGCTTTCGGTCCGTTCGAGATCAAGACGATCCTGCTGGAGCAGGCATGA
- a CDS encoding MFS transporter, whose translation MTVAAAPVGAPSRRTQRISIVVAGFGQNIVLTTVTTFILVYLLQYAHISTQGMAVVTGILTAARIFDAVSDPIMGSIIDMTRSRWGKLRPYILFSALPVAALSTLLFAVPDVSEPGKLVFFGICYFLWGVAYTACDVPFWGLIGSAFPEPAYRTRVISDVRAFGAIALGLATLGMPWLARLVSGGGSTTGPGWTLAVGIASVLGMGLFLFAFVNGRERHTPGVRERLTVRQLVGTLVHNTPLLMVLLGSALAFGRYIVQAGGAVFVVIAYDDEGAFTLIGAAIIVGMVLASFSTPVLLRWMSARTLVIGSSLISAALYVAMFFAGFENIAVLLVFIFLTGLGLGIFLVVQATMIADAVDDAESRTGMRNDGISFSSLTFVTKIMNALAVLVFGVFIVLAGYEAGVTVTPAMQGTVFVSLTIVPAVSCVVSAIPFVFYRLGGRR comes from the coding sequence ATGACCGTCGCTGCGGCGCCGGTCGGCGCACCCAGCCGGCGCACCCAGCGCATCTCGATCGTGGTGGCCGGGTTCGGCCAGAACATCGTGCTCACCACGGTGACCACCTTCATCCTGGTGTATCTGCTGCAGTACGCGCACATCAGCACGCAGGGCATGGCGGTGGTCACCGGCATCCTGACCGCCGCGCGGATCTTCGATGCCGTCAGCGACCCCATCATGGGCAGCATCATCGACATGACGCGCTCGCGCTGGGGCAAGCTGCGGCCGTACATCCTGTTCTCGGCGCTGCCGGTGGCCGCGCTGTCGACGCTGCTGTTCGCGGTGCCGGATGTCTCCGAACCGGGCAAGCTCGTCTTCTTCGGCATCTGCTACTTCTTGTGGGGCGTCGCCTACACGGCGTGCGATGTGCCGTTCTGGGGGCTGATCGGTTCGGCGTTCCCCGAGCCGGCCTACCGCACCCGGGTCATCTCGGATGTGCGCGCGTTCGGCGCGATCGCGCTGGGACTTGCCACGCTCGGGATGCCGTGGCTCGCGCGGCTGGTCAGTGGCGGGGGCTCGACCACGGGGCCCGGCTGGACCCTGGCGGTCGGCATCGCCTCGGTGCTGGGCATGGGGCTGTTCCTGTTCGCGTTCGTGAACGGGCGCGAGCGGCACACGCCCGGGGTTCGCGAGCGGCTCACCGTGCGCCAGCTGGTGGGCACTCTCGTGCACAACACGCCCCTGCTGATGGTGCTGCTCGGCTCGGCTCTCGCGTTCGGTCGCTACATCGTGCAGGCCGGCGGCGCGGTCTTCGTCGTCATCGCCTACGACGACGAGGGCGCCTTCACCCTGATCGGCGCCGCGATCATCGTCGGCATGGTGCTCGCATCGTTTTCGACCCCGGTGCTGCTGCGATGGATGTCTGCGCGCACCCTGGTGATCGGCAGCTCACTGATCAGCGCCGCGCTGTACGTGGCGATGTTCTTCGCCGGGTTCGAGAACATCGCCGTGCTGCTCGTGTTCATCTTCTTGACCGGACTGGGCCTGGGGATCTTCCTGGTCGTGCAGGCCACGATGATCGCCGACGCCGTCGACGACGCCGAAAGCCGCACCGGCATGCGCAACGACGGCATCTCGTTCTCGAGCCTCACCTTCGTCACGAAGATCATGAACGCGCTGGCCGTGCTCGTGTTCGGCGTGTTCATCGTGCTGGCCGGGTACGAGGCGGGGGTGACGGTGACCCCTGCCATGCAGGGCACCGTCTTCGTGTCGCTGACGATCGTGCCCGCCGTCAGCTGCGTCGTCTCGGCGATCCCGTTCGTGTTCTACCGGCTCGGCGGGCGCCGCTGA
- a CDS encoding C-terminal helicase domain-containing protein translates to MLTELVEVDEWLPFSTMDATAYRDAVRAGNFHTMRQAPMLQGAKSEKIQRLTDIVTEAEANGRRVIVFSQYLAVLDAVTAALPGAVVGPLTGSVPATKRQDLIDRFSAAPQGAVLVSQIAAGGVGLNIQAASVVVICEPQLKPTTEWQAIARAHRMGQLQSVQVHRLLSEQGADRRVTEILATKKALFQEFAAISETANETPEAVDISEAALAREIVADERRRLLGDVEATV, encoded by the coding sequence GTGCTCACCGAGCTGGTGGAGGTCGACGAGTGGTTGCCGTTCTCGACGATGGATGCCACCGCCTACCGCGATGCCGTGCGCGCGGGCAACTTCCACACGATGCGTCAGGCGCCAATGCTCCAGGGTGCGAAGTCCGAGAAAATCCAGCGCCTGACCGATATCGTCACCGAGGCCGAAGCAAACGGTCGGCGCGTGATCGTCTTCTCGCAGTACCTGGCCGTGCTGGACGCCGTCACCGCCGCCCTCCCCGGTGCAGTGGTCGGCCCGCTGACCGGAAGCGTTCCTGCCACGAAGCGACAAGACCTCATCGACCGGTTCTCCGCAGCGCCACAAGGCGCGGTGCTGGTCTCGCAGATCGCTGCCGGTGGCGTCGGGCTCAACATCCAGGCGGCGTCGGTCGTCGTGATCTGCGAGCCCCAGCTAAAGCCGACGACGGAGTGGCAGGCGATCGCGCGCGCGCATCGCATGGGTCAGCTTCAGTCGGTCCAGGTGCACCGCCTGCTGTCGGAGCAGGGTGCTGACCGCCGGGTGACCGAAATCCTGGCAACGAAGAAAGCGCTCTTCCAGGAGTTCGCCGCCATCAGTGAGACCGCGAACGAAACACCCGAAGCCGTCGACATCTCGGAAGCAGCACTCGCTCGCGAAATCGTCGCCGACGAGCGGAGACGGTTGCTGGGGGATGTCGAGGCGACCGTTTAG